The Pseudomonas sp. HOU2 DNA window AGAACCTGCTGTTCTCGGCGACGTTCTCCAAAGACATCACCGATCTTGCCGGCAAGCTGCTGCACAACCCGGAACGCATCGAAGTCACGCCGCCGAACACCACGGTCGAGCGCATCGAGCAACGCGTGTTCCGTCTGCCGGCCAGCCACAAGCGTGCCCTGCTGGCGCACCTGATCACCGCCGGCGCCTGGGAACAGGTACTGGTGTTCACCCGCACCAAGCACGGCGCCAACCGTCTGGCCGAGTACCTGGACAAACACGGCCTGCCGGCTGTGGCGATCCACGGCAACAAGAGCCAGAACGCCCGCACCAAAGCTCTGGCCGATTTCAAGGCTGGTGAAGTGCGCATCCTGGTCGCGACCGACATCGCCGCGCGCGGTCTGGACATCGATCAGTTGCCACACGTGGTCAACTTCGAACTGCCGAACGTCGATGAAGACTACGTGCACCGTATCGGCCGTACTGGCCGCGCCGGTCGTTCGGGCGAAGCGATCTCGCTGGTGGCCCCGGACGAAGAAAAACTGCTGAAAAGCATCGAACGCATGACCAAGCAGAAAATCGCCGACGGCGACCTGATGGGCTTCGACGCCAGCACCATCGAGGCCGAGAAGCCTGAAGTGCGCGAGCGCCCGGACATGCGCAACCCGCGCAACTCCCGTGGCCCGCGTGGCGACGGTCCGAATGGCGGCGGTGGTGGCGGCGGCCGCAAGGACAAAGGCAAAGACAAGGGCAAGGAAAAACCCGCCGGCGAACGCGGCGAGCGCCCTGCCCGTCAGCAGAAGCCACGTGAAGGCACGCCGAGCCGCGAACAGCGCCCAAGCCAGCCACCGCGTGCGGCGGCTGATCGTGCACCGGACGAGTTCCTCGACGACGATATCGATAACTTCGGTAACCGCGTGGATTACGTGCCGAAAGCTGCTCCAGCCGGTGGCCGCGGCCGTCGTCCGGGTGCACCGGCACAAGGTGCAGGCGCAGGCGCCCCTCGTGGCGGTCAGTCGCAGGGTCGCCAGAACGGTCCGCGCAACAGCAACGGTTCGAGCACCGGCACCCCACCGGGCAAACGCAGCGGCCCGCGCAACGGTGCTCCGCGTGATGGCCAGGGCCGTCGTGACGAGTCCTCGCGCAACCGCCGCCCGGCTCGCGACGATCAGCAACGCGCCGAAC harbors:
- a CDS encoding DEAD/DEAH box helicase translates to MSFASLGLSEALVRAIEDAGYTEPTPVQQRAIPAVLQGRDLMVAAQTGTGKTGGFALPILERLFPNGHPDKSQRHGPRQPRVLVLTPTRELAAQVHESFKIYARDLKFVSACIFGGVGMNPQVQAMSRGVDVLVACPGRLLDLAGQGSVDLSHVEILVLDEADRMLDMGFVHDVKKVLARLPAKRQNLLFSATFSKDITDLAGKLLHNPERIEVTPPNTTVERIEQRVFRLPASHKRALLAHLITAGAWEQVLVFTRTKHGANRLAEYLDKHGLPAVAIHGNKSQNARTKALADFKAGEVRILVATDIAARGLDIDQLPHVVNFELPNVDEDYVHRIGRTGRAGRSGEAISLVAPDEEKLLKSIERMTKQKIADGDLMGFDASTIEAEKPEVRERPDMRNPRNSRGPRGDGPNGGGGGGGRKDKGKDKGKEKPAGERGERPARQQKPREGTPSREQRPSQPPRAAADRAPDEFLDDDIDNFGNRVDYVPKAAPAGGRGRRPGAPAQGAGAGAPRGGQSQGRQNGPRNSNGSSTGTPPGKRSGPRNGAPRDGQGRRDESSRNRRPARDDQQRAEPAVQNPRSTGPKIMHKESKADRFPTPEQLDQLPTRPRGEKPALLTRNR